In one window of Burkholderiales bacterium DNA:
- a CDS encoding ABC transporter permease: MKAWFAQHVRALSASLAKLGRARLATALNVLVFGVALSLPAGLYAGLDNLQRFAGNLERKPQISLFLTLDASAADTAAIESRLRQNAGIASFAFVPRENALEEFRQQAGLGDVIAQLSHRQQGEPARNARNVDEQANNPLPDAFVINANSDEPRTLDKMRAEFAQWPAVEHATLDSAWAEKLAAAVAFGRLATLFLATLLSVALIAVVFNTIRLQILTLRDEIEVARLIGATDPFIRRPFLYYGAAQGFIGGLLACLIIAAAFALLDENMRAFAELYAADFRLRGLAYGDSMAVLAFSAVLGWLGARLSVGRHLKQSI, encoded by the coding sequence ATGAAGGCCTGGTTTGCCCAGCATGTGCGCGCGTTATCGGCCTCGTTGGCAAAGCTCGGGCGGGCGCGGTTGGCAACGGCGCTCAACGTCCTGGTATTCGGCGTCGCGCTGAGTTTGCCCGCTGGACTGTACGCGGGGCTCGACAATTTGCAGCGTTTCGCCGGCAATCTCGAGCGCAAACCGCAGATCAGTCTGTTTCTGACCCTCGATGCCTCGGCAGCCGATACCGCGGCGATTGAAAGCAGATTGCGCCAGAACGCTGGTATCGCGTCATTCGCATTCGTTCCGCGCGAAAACGCGTTGGAAGAATTCCGGCAGCAGGCCGGCCTCGGCGACGTCATCGCTCAACTGTCGCACCGGCAGCAAGGCGAGCCGGCTCGGAACGCTCGCAACGTTGACGAGCAGGCGAACAACCCCTTGCCTGACGCGTTCGTCATCAACGCGAACAGCGATGAGCCGCGCACGCTGGACAAAATGCGCGCCGAATTCGCGCAGTGGCCCGCTGTCGAGCACGCGACGCTCGATTCGGCATGGGCGGAGAAGTTGGCTGCGGCCGTCGCATTCGGCCGCCTCGCGACCTTGTTTCTGGCGACACTTCTGAGCGTTGCGCTGATAGCCGTGGTGTTCAATACGATCCGCCTGCAGATCCTGACGCTGCGCGACGAGATCGAAGTCGCGAGGTTGATCGGCGCAACCGATCCGTTCATCCGCCGGCCGTTCCTTTATTATGGCGCGGCCCAAGGCTTCATAGGCGGCCTGCTTGCTTGCCTGATTATCGCCGCGGCCTTTGCTCTGCTCGACGAAAATATGCGCGCGTTCGCGGAGCTGTATGCGGCTGATTTCCGCTTGCGAGGCCTGGCTTATGGCGACAGTATGGCGGTGCTGGCGTTTTCGGCGGTACTTGGCTGGCTCGGCGCGCGGCTATCGGTCGGGCGGCATCTGAAACAGTCGATTTAG
- a CDS encoding ATP-binding cassette domain-containing protein — protein sequence MISLSQVFKRYPQGRSSQAYSALSNISFTIQPGEMVFISGHSGAGKSTLLKLIAGIELPSAGSVIVNGQNVGKLKPAAMPFLRRNFGLVFQQHKLLFDRTVFANVVLPLEIAGFERREAARRVRAALDKVGLLGKEKAWPITLSGGEQQRLCIARAVVNRPSFLLADEPTANLDAAYANDIIGMFQSFNRVGVTVVIATHDEAMLTRVAPRTIALKQGELVAEAEHGVMAERHA from the coding sequence GTGATCAGCCTCAGCCAGGTTTTCAAGCGTTATCCGCAAGGCCGCAGCTCGCAGGCTTACAGCGCGCTCAGCAACATCAGCTTTACCATACAGCCGGGCGAGATGGTGTTCATCAGCGGCCACTCGGGCGCCGGCAAAAGCACCTTGCTGAAACTGATCGCCGGAATCGAGTTGCCGTCGGCTGGCAGCGTCATCGTCAACGGCCAGAACGTCGGCAAGCTGAAGCCTGCCGCGATGCCGTTTCTGCGCCGCAATTTCGGGCTCGTATTCCAGCAGCATAAACTGCTGTTCGATCGGACGGTGTTCGCCAATGTCGTCCTGCCGCTCGAAATCGCCGGTTTCGAGCGGCGCGAAGCGGCGCGGAGAGTGCGCGCCGCGCTCGACAAGGTCGGCCTGCTCGGCAAGGAAAAAGCCTGGCCGATCACCTTGTCCGGCGGCGAGCAGCAGCGCCTGTGCATCGCGCGCGCCGTCGTCAACCGGCCGAGTTTCCTGCTGGCCGATGAGCCAACCGCGAATCTGGACGCGGCTTATGCCAACGACATTATCGGCATGTTTCAGTCGTTCAACCGGGTCGGCGTGACTGTCGTCATCGCCACCCACGACGAGGCCATGCTGACGCGCGTCGCGCCGCGCACCATCGCGCTCAAGCAGGGTGAGCTGGTGGCGGAAGCGGAACACGGCGTGATGGCGGAACGCCACGCATGA
- the ftsY gene encoding signal recognition particle-docking protein FtsY codes for MLSFFRKTPKPAENDVALEHAGEKPPEVEFESRQLAESESTAQTSDAGKKAGGWAARLKQGLASTRNQLNRQLTGLFGGHKKIDEALYGELETVLLSCDVGIAATTHLIDDIRLRAKRGKFTEPIELQSALREALLELLAPLAQPLDTTRQRPFVIMLAGVNGAGKTTSIGKLAKYFQAQGHSVLLAAGDTFRAAAREQLMVWGERNNVVVITQESGDAAAVVFDAVQAAKARGIDIVLADTAGRLPTQLHLMAEIRKIKKVIDKALPGAPHETLLVLDANTGQNAIAQVAAFDAALDVSGLVLTKLDGTAKGGVIAAIARQKPIPIRFIGVGEKLDDLRPFDAAEFVNALFERRPEDLHAERQPQQGPEGGYSRP; via the coding sequence ATGCTTAGTTTCTTCAGGAAAACCCCGAAGCCGGCGGAAAACGACGTCGCCCTTGAGCACGCCGGAGAAAAACCGCCCGAAGTCGAATTCGAGTCCAGGCAACTGGCCGAAAGCGAAAGTACTGCGCAAACCAGCGATGCTGGGAAAAAGGCCGGAGGCTGGGCGGCGAGACTGAAACAGGGTCTTGCCAGCACCCGCAACCAGCTCAACCGGCAATTGACCGGGCTATTCGGCGGCCACAAGAAGATCGATGAGGCGCTGTACGGAGAACTCGAAACGGTGCTGCTGAGTTGCGATGTCGGCATCGCCGCAACGACTCACCTGATCGACGATATAAGACTGCGCGCGAAACGCGGCAAATTTACCGAGCCGATAGAGTTGCAATCGGCGCTGCGCGAGGCCTTGCTCGAATTGCTGGCGCCGCTGGCGCAGCCTCTGGACACCACGCGCCAGCGGCCGTTCGTGATCATGCTCGCCGGCGTCAACGGCGCCGGCAAGACCACGTCGATCGGCAAGCTGGCCAAATATTTCCAGGCGCAGGGTCATTCGGTGCTGCTCGCCGCCGGCGACACTTTCCGCGCCGCCGCCCGCGAACAACTGATGGTGTGGGGCGAGCGCAATAATGTCGTCGTCATTACCCAGGAATCGGGCGATGCCGCGGCCGTGGTCTTCGATGCGGTGCAGGCGGCGAAGGCGCGTGGCATCGACATCGTGCTCGCCGACACCGCCGGGCGCTTGCCGACGCAGCTTCATCTGATGGCGGAAATCAGGAAAATCAAAAAAGTGATCGACAAGGCGCTGCCCGGCGCGCCGCACGAGACGCTTCTGGTGCTCGACGCCAACACCGGACAGAACGCCATCGCCCAGGTCGCCGCTTTCGATGCGGCGCTCGATGTCAGCGGACTGGTGCTGACCAAGCTCGACGGCACTGCCAAGGGCGGCGTCATTGCCGCGATCGCACGGCAGAAGCCGATTCCGATCCGCTTCATCGGCGTCGGCGAAAAGCTCGACGATCTGCGCCCGTTTGACGCCGCTGAATTTGTCAACGCCTTGTTCGAGCGCCGGCCCGAAGACCTGCACGCCGAGCGCCAGCCGCAACAAGGACCGGAAGGCGGCTATTCCCGGCCGTGA
- a CDS encoding insulinase family protein produces the protein MTDFRTAPSPPSRCFRNLVRRSLLLLSLGFPLASPAADQTRNIHETTLKNGMRVIVKEDHRAPVVASMVWYRAGSMDEFNGTTGVAHVLEHMMFKGTKAVPGGEFSRRIAAAGGKDNAFTGKDYTAYFQQLHKSELPLALKLEADRMQNLILTAEEFGKEINVVMEERRWRTDDKPHSLVYEQLMATAFRAHPYRAPVIGWMNDLQNMSVGDARAWYQRWYAPNNAILVVVGDVEAKRVFELSRKLFGDIKPHPLPERKPQTEPEQTGTRRVTVKAPAELPYLMMGYHAPVLRDAERDWEPYALEILGGVLDGHEAARLNRELVREQRLASSAGAGYDSVARGPGTFLIDGTPSAGKSVEELEAGIREQIQKIVEQGVTEEELKRVKAQVIASEVFSRDSMFYSAMQIGSLETAGVSYKSLDTQLKKLQDVTAEQVQAVAKKYLTDDNLTVAVLDPQPLEQKQAAQPPKGLRHAN, from the coding sequence ATGACCGACTTCCGAACTGCCCCGTCGCCGCCCTCCCGATGTTTTCGAAATCTCGTCCGACGCAGTCTGCTGCTTCTCTCGCTCGGCTTTCCGCTTGCTTCCCCGGCTGCCGATCAAACCCGGAATATTCATGAGACCACGCTGAAAAACGGCATGCGGGTCATCGTCAAGGAGGATCATCGCGCGCCGGTAGTCGCGTCGATGGTCTGGTATCGCGCCGGCAGCATGGACGAATTCAACGGCACGACGGGTGTCGCCCACGTGCTCGAACACATGATGTTCAAAGGCACAAAAGCGGTGCCGGGCGGCGAATTTTCGCGCCGTATCGCAGCCGCCGGCGGCAAGGACAACGCGTTTACCGGCAAGGATTACACGGCGTATTTCCAGCAGTTGCACAAATCGGAATTGCCACTTGCGCTGAAGCTCGAGGCCGACCGCATGCAAAACCTGATTCTGACTGCCGAGGAATTCGGCAAGGAAATCAACGTCGTCATGGAAGAGCGGCGCTGGCGCACCGACGACAAGCCGCACTCGCTGGTTTATGAGCAACTGATGGCGACGGCGTTTCGCGCGCACCCGTACCGGGCGCCGGTCATCGGCTGGATGAACGATCTGCAGAACATGAGCGTCGGCGACGCGCGCGCCTGGTACCAGCGCTGGTATGCGCCGAACAACGCAATACTGGTCGTCGTCGGCGACGTCGAAGCGAAGCGTGTATTCGAATTGTCCCGAAAGCTGTTCGGCGATATCAAGCCGCATCCGCTGCCTGAACGCAAACCGCAAACCGAGCCCGAACAAACCGGAACGCGCCGCGTCACGGTCAAGGCGCCGGCGGAATTGCCGTACCTGATGATGGGCTATCACGCGCCGGTGTTGCGCGATGCCGAGCGCGACTGGGAGCCCTATGCGCTGGAAATCCTTGGCGGCGTGCTCGATGGGCACGAGGCGGCGCGATTGAATCGCGAACTGGTCAGGGAGCAGCGTTTGGCCAGTTCTGCCGGCGCCGGTTACGACAGTGTCGCGCGCGGACCCGGCACGTTCCTGATCGACGGCACACCATCGGCGGGCAAGTCGGTCGAAGAGCTTGAAGCGGGCATTCGCGAGCAGATTCAGAAAATCGTCGAACAGGGTGTCACCGAAGAGGAGTTGAAGCGCGTCAAGGCGCAGGTCATCGCGTCGGAAGTATTTTCGCGCGATTCGATGTTCTATTCCGCGATGCAGATCGGCTCGCTGGAAACCGCCGGCGTTTCGTACAAATCGCTGGACACGCAATTGAAGAAGTTACAGGACGTGACCGCCGAGCAGGTGCAGGCGGTGGCGAAGAAATACCTGACCGATGACAACCTGACCGTCGCCGTCCTCGATCCGCAGCCGCTCGAGCAAAAGCAGGCCGCGCAGCCGCCCAAGGGTTTACGCCATGCAAATTAG
- a CDS encoding insulinase family protein yields the protein MQIRIGSKTLLLFATLAAVAALVFASAAQAALPIQHWKTESGANVYFVENRDLPMIDVSVDVPAGSSFDVPGQSGLASLTQYMLRLGAEGLSDDEISKRLADVGAQLTGRFDHDRAGLSLRTLSSAREREQALDVFARVLQSPQFPQDVLEREKARVIGALREANTKPESIAEHSFFAMLYGDHPYALRTSGEVETVTDLKRENLQRFYADHYSSANAIVAIIGDISRTDADAIAERVTGKLPRAGVPATAIPDVQELQAAKVENIPHPASQSHILLGAVGIPRNHPDYFPLFVGNYVLGGGGFVSRFIEEVRQKRGLAYSVYSYFMPLKEAGPFQIGLQTKKEQADDALLVVRKTLREFLAGGPTAAELKAARQNIIGGFPLRIDSNKKIHEYLAVIGFYKLPLDYLDTFTKNVEKVTTADIKQAFSRHVDPDRMVTTVVGAAEKQAQAK from the coding sequence ATGCAAATTAGAATCGGATCTAAAACCCTGTTGCTGTTCGCAACGCTTGCTGCTGTGGCGGCTCTCGTGTTTGCATCGGCGGCGCAGGCCGCGCTGCCGATCCAGCACTGGAAGACTGAAAGCGGCGCCAACGTTTATTTCGTCGAGAATCGCGATTTGCCGATGATCGATGTCAGCGTCGATGTTCCGGCCGGATCGAGTTTCGACGTTCCTGGTCAATCGGGCCTCGCCAGTTTGACGCAATACATGCTGCGTCTGGGCGCCGAGGGCTTGTCGGACGACGAAATCTCCAAGCGGCTCGCCGATGTCGGCGCGCAACTGACCGGCCGTTTCGATCACGATCGCGCCGGCTTGTCGCTGCGCACCTTGTCGAGCGCACGTGAGCGCGAACAAGCGCTCGATGTTTTCGCGCGCGTGCTGCAATCGCCGCAGTTTCCGCAGGATGTCCTCGAGCGTGAAAAAGCGCGCGTGATCGGTGCGCTGCGTGAAGCCAATACCAAGCCCGAATCGATCGCCGAGCATTCGTTTTTCGCGATGCTGTACGGCGATCATCCGTACGCGCTGCGTACCTCCGGCGAGGTCGAAACCGTCACCGATCTAAAGCGCGAAAATCTGCAGCGGTTTTATGCCGATCACTACAGTTCGGCCAATGCCATCGTCGCCATCATCGGCGACATCAGCCGTACCGATGCCGATGCGATTGCGGAGCGCGTGACCGGGAAACTGCCGCGCGCCGGGGTCCCCGCCACCGCGATTCCGGACGTGCAAGAGCTGCAGGCGGCCAAGGTCGAGAACATCCCGCATCCGGCTTCGCAAAGTCACATACTGCTCGGCGCCGTCGGTATTCCGCGCAATCATCCGGATTACTTTCCGCTATTCGTCGGCAACTATGTGCTGGGCGGCGGCGGTTTCGTTTCGCGCTTCATCGAGGAAGTGCGGCAAAAACGCGGGCTCGCCTACAGCGTATACAGCTACTTCATGCCATTGAAGGAAGCCGGACCCTTTCAGATCGGTTTGCAGACCAAAAAAGAGCAGGCCGACGACGCGCTTCTGGTCGTCCGCAAAACGTTGCGCGAATTTCTCGCCGGCGGGCCGACCGCAGCCGAGCTGAAGGCCGCCAGGCAGAACATCATCGGCGGATTCCCGCTGCGCATCGACAGCAACAAGAAGATTCACGAATACCTGGCGGTGATAGGCTTTTATAAACTGCCGCTCGATTATCTCGACACCTTCACGAAAAATGTCGAAAAAGTCACCACCGCTGATATCAAGCAGGCGTTTTCGCGCCACGTCGATCCGGATCGCATGGTGACAACCGTGGTCGGGGCAGCCGAAAAACAGGCCCAGGCCAAGTAG
- the rsmD gene encoding 16S rRNA (guanine(966)-N(2))-methyltransferase RsmD has protein sequence MRGKNTVRIIGGAWRSRLIEFPSNPTLRPTPDRVRETLFNWLGQQLDGLSCLDLFAGSGALGFEAASRGAARVVMVDNDDDVYNALRANAAKLQAASVEIVRGDGPRFIRDVGETFDRIFLDPPFDSGLAPQLLPQLLPRLAPNGLVYLEGPRALPTSEDWAAVRSSRAGRVHYQLLGRASEYGDEC, from the coding sequence TTGCGCGGCAAGAACACGGTTCGCATCATAGGCGGCGCCTGGCGCAGCCGCCTGATCGAATTTCCGTCCAATCCGACCCTGCGGCCCACGCCCGACCGCGTCCGCGAGACGCTATTCAATTGGCTCGGGCAGCAGCTCGACGGCCTGTCGTGCCTGGATTTGTTTGCGGGCAGTGGCGCGCTCGGCTTCGAGGCGGCTTCGCGCGGCGCGGCGCGTGTCGTCATGGTCGATAATGACGATGACGTATACAATGCGCTGCGGGCAAACGCCGCAAAGTTGCAGGCGGCAAGCGTCGAAATCGTTCGCGGCGACGGGCCGCGTTTTATACGGGATGTGGGCGAGACATTCGACCGCATCTTTCTCGATCCGCCGTTCGATTCCGGTCTTGCGCCGCAGCTTTTGCCGCAGCTTTTGCCGCGGCTTGCTCCGAACGGACTGGTCTACCTGGAGGGCCCGCGAGCGCTGCCGACGTCCGAAGACTGGGCCGCAGTCCGCAGCAGCCGGGCAGGGCGAGTGCATTACCAACTACTGGGGCGGGCTTCCGAGTATGGCGATGAATGTTAA
- the coaD gene encoding pantetheine-phosphate adenylyltransferase — protein MLTKAVYPGTFDPLTRGHEDLVRRAANIFDSVVVGIADSRHKRPFFSLDERVEMAKAVLAHHANVEVVGFDGLLLDLLREHRGNIILRGLRAISDFDYEFQMAGMNRKLHPEVETLFLTPSDQYMFISATMVREIAMLGGDISEFVDPRICAQLNAKVHHDRRKT, from the coding sequence ATGCTGACCAAGGCGGTTTACCCTGGCACCTTCGATCCTCTGACGCGCGGTCACGAGGATCTGGTGCGGCGCGCGGCGAATATTTTCGACAGTGTCGTCGTCGGCATCGCCGACAGCCGCCACAAACGCCCGTTTTTTTCCCTGGACGAGCGCGTCGAAATGGCCAAGGCCGTGCTCGCCCACCATGCGAACGTCGAAGTCGTCGGCTTTGACGGGTTGCTGCTCGATTTATTGCGCGAGCATCGCGGCAACATCATTCTGCGGGGCCTGCGCGCGATTTCGGATTTCGATTACGAATTCCAGATGGCCGGCATGAACCGCAAACTCCACCCCGAAGTCGAAACACTGTTTCTGACGCCGTCCGATCAATACATGTTTATTTCGGCGACCATGGTGCGCGAGATCGCGATGCTCGGCGGCGATATCAGCGAATTCGTCGATCCCAGGATTTGCGCGCAACTGAACGCCAAGGTTCACCACGACCGCCGGAAAACCTGA
- a CDS encoding YfhL family 4Fe-4S dicluster ferredoxin produces MALMITDECINCDVCEPECPNGAIAQGEEIYVINPKLCTECVGHYATPQCVEVCPVDCIPLNPDVVESKEQLQEKYLKLLAANPAAGSEPTLAK; encoded by the coding sequence ATGGCTTTGATGATTACCGACGAATGCATCAATTGCGACGTGTGCGAGCCCGAATGCCCGAATGGCGCGATCGCGCAGGGCGAAGAGATTTACGTCATCAATCCGAAGCTTTGCACCGAGTGTGTCGGCCATTACGCGACGCCGCAATGCGTGGAAGTGTGTCCAGTCGACTGCATTCCGCTGAACCCGGATGTGGTTGAGAGCAAAGAGCAGCTTCAAGAGAAATATCTGAAGCTGCTTGCCGCCAATCCCGCAGCCGGCTCCGAGCCAACGCTGGCGAAATAG
- a CDS encoding dynamin family protein yields the protein MQHLVADLQVYSAWRVRLSDSIAAHRDWLRTQELDDAHIKVRIQRLLDRLSDDKLNVAFVAEFSRGKTELINAIFFADYGQRLLPSRAGRTTMCPTEILFDETRAPVIELLPIETRANSTSTTEYKRKPEAWHRVPLDVNSPESILQAFHEVSLTRRVTLQEASGYGLYHEGNKDDALLVDAAATIEIPCWRHAIINFPHPLLKEGLVILDTPGLNAIGSEPELTLNLLPNAHAVLFILAADTGVTKTDSDIWRQHIANLQGRKKGRMVVLNKIDGLWDELKTPAEIEQEIVKQVKSTAALLNVSVSQVFPVSAQKAMVAKVRKDASLLAKSRLPLLEKALSDYLIPAKQEIVRETIYGEVDDLLNNTRSLLDSRRSATRRQLEELSALRGKNKDLIAHMMQKAQKEKDSFDQGLQRFQAVRSIFSQQTNTLHGYLGMDALKAEVERTRAAMHKSRFSKGIREAMTQFFSAVSQNLWKATRQVGEILEMMDAMYSKFSQEHGIPHVSPMSFSTAKYLREIERLQNSYNKHFNTTRTMLINRKSTLVHKFFETLASRVLYTFEIANRDVENWLIAVMTPMETRMREHQLQLRRRLDSIQHIHAATGSLEERITELQHNAIDLGRQLSEVGFQRVKLSAALEIGDKRQKAA from the coding sequence ATGCAGCATCTCGTCGCTGATTTACAGGTCTACAGCGCATGGCGCGTCCGACTGTCGGACAGCATTGCCGCGCATCGCGATTGGTTGCGCACGCAGGAGCTCGATGACGCGCATATCAAGGTGCGCATCCAGCGCCTGCTCGACCGCTTGTCCGACGACAAGCTGAACGTCGCCTTCGTCGCCGAATTCTCGCGCGGCAAAACCGAGCTGATCAACGCCATCTTCTTCGCCGATTACGGCCAGCGCCTGCTGCCGTCGCGCGCCGGGCGCACGACCATGTGCCCAACCGAGATTCTGTTCGACGAGACGCGCGCGCCGGTCATCGAGCTTTTGCCCATCGAAACGCGCGCCAATTCCACCAGCACAACCGAGTACAAGCGCAAACCGGAAGCCTGGCATCGCGTGCCCCTCGACGTAAATTCGCCCGAATCGATCCTCCAGGCCTTTCACGAAGTCAGCCTGACGCGCCGCGTGACGCTGCAGGAAGCGAGCGGGTACGGCCTCTATCACGAGGGAAACAAGGACGACGCGCTGCTTGTGGACGCCGCCGCGACAATCGAGATTCCTTGCTGGCGGCACGCGATCATCAACTTCCCGCATCCGCTCTTGAAGGAAGGTTTGGTGATTCTCGATACGCCGGGCCTGAACGCGATCGGCTCCGAGCCGGAACTGACCCTGAATTTGCTGCCGAACGCGCATGCCGTGCTGTTCATTCTCGCCGCCGACACCGGCGTGACCAAAACCGACAGCGACATCTGGCGCCAGCATATCGCCAATCTGCAAGGCCGCAAGAAAGGCCGCATGGTGGTGCTGAACAAGATCGACGGCTTGTGGGATGAATTGAAAACGCCTGCCGAAATCGAGCAGGAAATCGTCAAACAGGTGAAATCGACGGCCGCGCTGCTGAACGTCAGCGTCAGCCAGGTGTTCCCGGTTTCGGCTCAGAAAGCGATGGTCGCCAAGGTTCGCAAGGACGCCAGCCTGCTGGCGAAAAGCCGCCTGCCGCTACTCGAAAAAGCGCTGTCCGATTACCTGATTCCGGCCAAGCAGGAGATCGTGCGCGAAACCATATACGGCGAGGTCGACGATCTTCTGAACAACACGCGCTCGCTGCTCGATTCGCGGCGCTCGGCGACCCGCCGGCAGCTCGAGGAGTTGTCGGCGCTGCGCGGCAAGAACAAGGACCTGATCGCGCACATGATGCAGAAGGCGCAAAAAGAGAAAGACAGTTTCGATCAGGGCCTGCAGCGCTTTCAGGCGGTGCGCAGCATCTTTTCTCAGCAGACCAACACGCTGCACGGCTATCTCGGCATGGACGCGCTGAAAGCCGAAGTTGAGCGCACGCGCGCGGCGATGCACAAAAGCCGCTTTAGCAAGGGCATACGCGAGGCGATGACGCAGTTTTTCTCTGCAGTCAGCCAGAATCTGTGGAAAGCGACGCGCCAGGTCGGCGAAATTCTGGAAATGATGGATGCGATGTACAGCAAGTTCAGCCAGGAGCACGGCATCCCCCACGTCAGCCCGATGTCGTTTTCGACCGCCAAGTATCTGCGCGAAATCGAGCGCCTGCAGAACAGCTACAACAAACATTTCAACACGACGCGAACCATGCTGATCAACCGCAAGTCGACGCTGGTGCACAAGTTTTTCGAAACGCTCGCCAGCCGCGTTCTCTATACCTTCGAGATCGCGAACCGCGACGTCGAGAACTGGCTGATTGCGGTTATGACGCCGATGGAAACGCGCATGCGTGAACATCAGTTGCAACTGCGGCGCCGGCTCGACAGCATCCAGCACATCCATGCGGCCACCGGTTCGCTCGAAGAGCGCATCACCGAACTGCAGCACAACGCGATCGATCTGGGCCGGCAGCTCAGCGAAGTTGGATTCCAGCGCGTGAAGCTGAGCGCGGCGCTCGAAATTGGGGATAAGCGCCAGAAGGCGGCTTAG
- the mutM gene encoding bifunctional DNA-formamidopyrimidine glycosylase/DNA-(apurinic or apyrimidinic site) lyase: MPELPEVEITRRGLAAALSGQRIVRVVIRNASLRWPIPKQLAALLAGKTIREVRRRAKYLLLDCGDGALIVHLGMSGSLRILREGCAAAAHDHFDLILENGVMLRLRDPRRFGAVLWQDGDPLTHPLLAGLGPEPLSDQFSGAVLHKATRGRSASIKALLLDSRIVAGIGNIYANEALYAAAIRPSAPAGRLSRGRCERLVIALKQTLEAALAAGGSSLRDYVASDGEFGCFQLQYAVYGRANLPCPQCSSPVRALRIGQRSTFYCACCQR; this comes from the coding sequence GTGCCCGAGCTTCCTGAAGTCGAAATCACACGCCGCGGTCTGGCGGCGGCGCTTTCGGGGCAGCGCATCGTCCGCGTAGTGATCCGCAATGCCTCTTTGCGTTGGCCGATTCCGAAACAGCTTGCCGCGCTGCTGGCCGGCAAAACCATCCGTGAGGTCAGACGCCGCGCCAAATATCTGCTGCTCGATTGCGGCGACGGCGCGCTGATCGTGCACCTCGGCATGTCGGGCAGTCTGCGGATTCTGCGGGAGGGTTGCGCGGCGGCGGCGCACGATCACTTCGACCTCATTCTGGAAAACGGCGTGATGCTGCGGCTGCGCGATCCGCGGCGGTTTGGGGCCGTGTTGTGGCAGGACGGCGATCCCCTGACGCATCCGCTGCTAGCCGGATTGGGGCCCGAGCCGTTGTCCGATCAATTCAGCGGCGCCGTGCTGCACAAGGCAACGCGCGGACGCAGCGCCAGCATCAAGGCCTTGCTGCTCGACAGCCGCATCGTTGCCGGGATCGGCAATATCTACGCGAACGAGGCGCTCTATGCCGCCGCCATACGCCCGAGTGCGCCCGCCGGGCGTTTGTCCCGTGGGCGATGTGAACGCCTGGTCATCGCGCTCAAACAGACGCTCGAAGCGGCGCTCGCGGCAGGGGGCAGCAGCCTGCGCGATTACGTCGCGAGTGATGGCGAATTCGGTTGTTTTCAACTGCAGTACGCGGTTTATGGCCGCGCCAATCTGCCGTGTCCGCAATGCAGTTCGCCGGTGCGCGCGCTGCGAATCGGCCAGCGTTCGACTTTTTACTGCGCGTGCTGCCAGCGTTAA